Proteins from a single region of Undibacterium sp. KW1:
- a CDS encoding cyclic-phosphate processing receiver domain-containing protein: protein MTNKTRKQLIDDYLKELPGPALGKEDSFWANVTPVGREFGSKDYERLLDHDHLVRTAMTSVDPACLALRVFLDDERATPEGWVRVYWPNEAIDLLETNAVAEISLEHDLGNDQRGTGYDVVLWIEEAVALHGFKPPKMTVHSANSSARQKMEAGIRAIEQSVLVRKEMT, encoded by the coding sequence ATGACTAATAAAACGCGGAAACAACTGATTGACGATTACCTCAAAGAGCTTCCTGGTCCTGCACTGGGAAAAGAAGATTCTTTCTGGGCTAATGTCACACCTGTCGGACGTGAATTTGGCAGTAAGGATTATGAGCGTTTACTAGACCATGACCATCTGGTTCGTACTGCCATGACTTCAGTTGATCCAGCTTGTCTTGCGCTACGCGTGTTTCTGGACGACGAACGCGCCACGCCAGAAGGCTGGGTACGCGTCTACTGGCCGAACGAAGCCATTGACCTGCTGGAAACTAATGCAGTAGCCGAAATCAGCTTGGAACATGACTTGGGCAATGATCAACGAGGCACTGGCTATGATGTAGTTCTGTGGATAGAGGAAGCCGTTGCATTGCATGGCTTCAAGCCACCCAAGATGACCGTGCATTCTGCTAATTCCTCTGCCAGGCAGAAAATGGAGGCTGGTATTAGGGCTATAGAGCAGAGCGTATTGGTGAGAAAAGAGATGACATAG
- a CDS encoding metallophosphoesterase: MRILPLSDLHHELWREAAPIIDPTISRPDVVILAGDIDTGAKAVEWAAQTFEGIPVLYVHGNHESYGKHLEHMQEDIEAACAVAGNVHFLNCSEFVLGNVRFLGATMWTDFRLFGDGDRQFAMREAEAVMVDYKRIRLAGAGYRKLRSADTAKFHSQHKSWLKQRLTEPFAGKTVVVTHMAPSMKSVSERYASDMVSAAYASNLDDIASQADLWIHGHMHESFNYQIGDCRVVCNPCGYKTRAGTPENGPFDPNLIIELSE; this comes from the coding sequence ATGCGCATTTTGCCATTATCAGATCTTCATCATGAGCTGTGGCGTGAAGCTGCTCCTATTATTGATCCTACCATCAGTCGCCCGGATGTGGTGATCCTGGCGGGAGATATTGATACAGGTGCGAAAGCGGTTGAATGGGCTGCACAGACATTTGAGGGTATTCCTGTGCTCTATGTACATGGCAATCATGAATCCTACGGCAAACATCTGGAGCATATGCAGGAAGATATTGAGGCTGCATGTGCGGTTGCTGGCAACGTGCACTTCTTGAACTGCAGTGAATTCGTTCTTGGGAATGTCAGATTCCTTGGTGCAACGATGTGGACAGATTTCCGACTTTTTGGAGATGGCGATCGGCAATTCGCCATGCGCGAGGCAGAGGCTGTGATGGTTGACTACAAGCGCATCCGCTTGGCCGGTGCCGGGTACCGCAAATTACGATCGGCTGACACGGCCAAATTTCATTCACAGCATAAATCATGGTTGAAGCAAAGGTTGACGGAGCCCTTCGCCGGAAAGACGGTGGTTGTGACGCATATGGCACCGTCGATGAAATCCGTCTCGGAGCGCTACGCCAGTGACATGGTGTCTGCGGCCTATGCCTCCAATTTGGATGACATCGCCTCGCAGGCCGATCTCTGGATTCATGGGCATATGCATGAGTCATTTAATTATCAAATCGGTGATTGCCGTGTGGTGTGCAATCCCTGCGGGTATAAGACCAGGGCGGGCACACCTGAGAATGGTCCGTTCGACCCAAACCTGATTATTGAACTTTCAGAATAG
- a CDS encoding 3'-5' exoribonuclease has product MKKIFVDTEFTDFLDLHLISLGLVSDASEEFYAEVPFPDASCSAFVREAVIPLLGRITDAAMSKDSLCEQLLAWLSAVRPENTDIEICYDYQTDWDLFIDAIDYQVPAWCHPHLIASNIDEVLKYEFYKKYDLPQHHALYDARANLAAFKESDNDRL; this is encoded by the coding sequence ATGAAAAAAATATTCGTCGACACGGAATTCACTGATTTCCTCGACCTGCACCTAATCAGCTTGGGCTTGGTGAGTGATGCAAGTGAGGAATTCTATGCCGAGGTTCCGTTTCCAGATGCAAGTTGCTCTGCTTTTGTACGCGAGGCAGTCATTCCGCTGCTAGGTAGGATAACTGATGCAGCTATGTCAAAAGATAGCTTATGCGAGCAGCTCCTTGCCTGGCTATCTGCAGTTCGCCCTGAGAACACGGACATCGAGATTTGCTACGACTACCAGACGGATTGGGATCTATTTATTGATGCCATCGACTATCAGGTTCCAGCCTGGTGTCACCCGCATCTAATCGCCAGCAACATCGATGAAGTTCTGAAGTACGAGTTTTATAAGAAGTATGATCTACCTCAACACCATGCTCTCTATGATGCCAGGGCGAATCTGGCGGCTTTTAAGGAAAGCGATAATGATCGTCTTTAA
- a CDS encoding helix-turn-helix domain-containing protein yields the protein MRIVEDSRQNQNISEIQLNVHYSNHYVYYKLWTVRHPNWMLTGMKKSKNLLSSKEIFGRNLRRARRHKEISQEDLALRSDLSRSYVSGVERGIRNVSIDNMDLLAQALGIPIRDLLDPDLFAYVDDKLE from the coding sequence ATGCGTATTGTGGAAGATTCCCGTCAGAATCAGAATATATCTGAAATCCAGCTAAATGTGCACTATAGTAATCATTACGTTTATTATAAGCTGTGGACTGTAAGACATCCAAATTGGATGCTTACAGGCATGAAGAAATCCAAAAACCTACTGTCGAGCAAAGAAATATTTGGCCGGAATCTGCGCCGTGCGCGTCGGCATAAAGAAATTTCGCAGGAAGATTTGGCGCTGAGATCAGACCTGAGCCGCAGTTATGTGAGTGGGGTCGAGCGTGGAATCCGTAATGTGTCAATCGACAACATGGATCTGCTAGCCCAGGCTTTGGGTATTCCTATTCGAGATCTTCTTGATCCCGATTTATTTGCATATGTAGACGACAAGCTGGAGTAA
- a CDS encoding lipopolysaccharide assembly protein LapB produces MMTKKTTSLENTLISQNVLTEVQTIRQQELGARVARLESYLSSDPDNNVLLVDAFETALQAALFTKAEQFLTYAQSKQIDTVGWQFRASNLYLAQGRFKEAKAVLISLQEMHGPNPAIIHNLAYIYFQQNDFAGALEQLGNVVNDTGHTIQDISQHQVLWLRCMHRSLRLEEALEYVLRQQKLNRLSDQAAGVASLIAVDLGNMELAAIWAKQALLTDSEQVEALVANATVALAQKNTDLSRKCLLRALTKNSTDGRIFSLLGFTEMYDMKIEQALSYLQNAVAYMPEHIGTHLGLGWLYFIQRDLHAANAEFETALALDRNFSESHGAIAVIAAMQNQVEKAELHIELALRLDKANFSAPYAKAILSGEANDAEAIKRLAQRLMKNRFRIENHMLRVV; encoded by the coding sequence ATGATGACCAAAAAAACGACCTCGCTGGAGAATACCTTGATTTCTCAAAATGTATTAACCGAAGTGCAAACAATACGACAACAAGAACTCGGTGCCAGAGTCGCTCGGCTAGAATCGTACTTGAGCAGTGATCCAGACAATAATGTTTTGCTGGTAGACGCGTTTGAAACAGCATTGCAGGCTGCATTGTTCACAAAAGCAGAACAATTCCTCACTTACGCGCAGTCCAAGCAAATCGACACTGTTGGCTGGCAATTTCGTGCCAGCAATTTATATCTTGCTCAAGGGCGTTTCAAAGAAGCTAAGGCCGTACTGATCAGCCTTCAAGAAATGCATGGGCCAAATCCTGCAATCATCCATAACCTTGCTTATATATATTTTCAGCAAAATGACTTTGCTGGAGCATTAGAACAGCTCGGCAATGTAGTTAATGATACTGGACATACTATCCAAGATATCAGCCAACATCAGGTGTTGTGGCTCAGGTGCATGCACAGATCCCTCAGACTGGAAGAAGCGCTTGAGTATGTATTGCGACAGCAAAAGCTAAATCGTCTCTCGGATCAAGCTGCTGGCGTTGCTAGTTTGATTGCGGTTGATTTGGGGAATATGGAGTTGGCTGCCATCTGGGCAAAGCAAGCGTTATTAACAGACTCTGAACAGGTCGAAGCCCTGGTTGCAAATGCGACAGTAGCGTTGGCGCAAAAAAATACGGACCTGTCCCGCAAGTGCTTATTGAGAGCATTGACGAAGAATTCGACTGATGGACGAATTTTTTCACTTTTGGGTTTTACTGAAATGTATGACATGAAAATAGAGCAGGCATTGTCCTATTTACAGAATGCTGTTGCTTATATGCCTGAGCACATAGGCACGCATTTAGGCTTGGGCTGGCTCTATTTTATTCAACGGGATTTGCATGCGGCGAATGCCGAGTTTGAGACTGCGTTAGCCCTTGACCGCAACTTCAGTGAGAGCCATGGAGCTATCGCTGTAATCGCGGCGATGCAAAACCAAGTAGAAAAGGCCGAACTGCATATAGAATTGGCTTTGCGCTTAGATAAAGCCAATTTTTCAGCACCTTATGCAAAAGCTATTTTATCTGGGGAAGCAAACGATGCAGAAGCAATCAAACGACTAGCACAACGCCTGATGAAAAATCGTTTCAGAATTGAAAACCACATGTTAAGGGTAGTTTGA
- a CDS encoding sigma-70 family RNA polymerase sigma factor — protein MAGTANLDVLIQGADSEDSEAVLWAKWKTNSDFAAREQLIDIYMPYAKTVAASMYVKRYGNDVEFAEYYQIALVGMLDAMDRFNVGAGTKFSSFAGPRMRGAILNSMEVHSEKHQQISVRQRLNAQRMAASKEIALLADGANPHDSEQIFRRLAEVGLGLALSWLLDDSGMVSNEGLTSQLPPVYESLELKQLQGQIRSLVEQLSRQEQKVVRYHYLQSTPFEEIAEIMNVSKGRVSQIHHSALKNLKRLLTMQRDFDLAC, from the coding sequence ATGGCAGGCACTGCTAATCTCGATGTGTTGATACAAGGAGCGGACTCTGAGGATTCCGAAGCAGTGTTATGGGCGAAGTGGAAAACAAACTCAGACTTTGCTGCCAGAGAGCAGCTTATTGACATTTACATGCCGTATGCCAAGACAGTCGCTGCATCTATGTATGTCAAACGCTATGGGAATGATGTGGAGTTTGCCGAATACTATCAAATCGCTTTGGTCGGCATGCTGGATGCGATGGATAGATTTAATGTCGGAGCCGGAACAAAATTTTCCAGTTTTGCCGGACCAAGAATGCGCGGTGCCATCCTTAACAGCATGGAAGTTCATTCCGAAAAACATCAACAAATCAGCGTGCGCCAACGCCTTAATGCTCAACGGATGGCAGCTAGTAAGGAAATAGCCTTACTGGCAGATGGTGCAAATCCGCATGATAGTGAACAGATTTTTCGTCGCTTGGCCGAGGTTGGCCTTGGTTTGGCACTCTCCTGGCTGCTCGACGACAGTGGTATGGTAAGCAATGAGGGGCTCACATCTCAGCTTCCACCAGTCTATGAAAGTTTGGAATTGAAACAATTGCAAGGGCAAATTCGTTCTCTTGTAGAGCAGTTGTCGAGACAAGAACAAAAAGTTGTGCGATATCATTACCTGCAAAGTACACCCTTTGAAGAAATCGCAGAAATAATGAATGTAAGCAAGGGACGCGTTTCGCAAATTCACCATTCCGCCTTGAAAAACCTTAAGCGGTTGTTAACCATGCAGCGGGATTTTGACTTGGCCTGTTAA
- the fliP gene encoding flagellar type III secretion system pore protein FliP (The bacterial flagellar biogenesis protein FliP forms a type III secretion system (T3SS)-type pore required for flagellar assembly.), whose product MSIKMSIHRFLFCCCLQFFFWFSFISPAHARDAALEAFVTQSTSETTTPATEQNKEEIKEKVEALPAVKPAATSAVKTVTTIASPDESLSNKLKPSILAAGDTNQALRVILGLTVLAVLPAILVSMTAFLRIIIVLSMLRHAIGMQETPPNSAMIGLALFMTLFTMAPTMQTINDQAFQPFMSGKMNAEVAFEKTSVPMREFMVRQTREQDLALMVELSKSKAPETMDDISNLQLIPAFMLSELRAAFQIGFVIFLPFLLIDLVVSSILMALGMMMMPPISIALPLKILMFVLIDGWSLVLKALVGSFH is encoded by the coding sequence ATGAGCATTAAAATGTCGATCCACCGCTTTTTATTTTGCTGCTGCCTGCAATTTTTTTTCTGGTTCAGCTTTATATCTCCAGCGCACGCGCGAGATGCCGCTTTAGAAGCTTTTGTGACTCAAAGTACATCCGAAACGACGACTCCAGCAACAGAGCAAAACAAAGAAGAGATCAAGGAAAAAGTCGAGGCTTTGCCAGCGGTTAAACCTGCTGCTACCAGCGCGGTAAAAACTGTCACTACCATCGCTTCACCGGATGAATCGCTGTCGAACAAATTAAAACCATCCATCCTCGCTGCTGGCGATACAAATCAGGCCCTGCGCGTTATTTTAGGTCTGACGGTATTGGCGGTCTTGCCTGCTATCTTGGTTTCCATGACGGCTTTTTTACGTATCATTATCGTCCTGTCGATGTTGCGTCACGCGATCGGGATGCAAGAAACACCTCCTAATTCTGCCATGATAGGTCTGGCTTTATTCATGACATTGTTTACCATGGCACCGACTATGCAAACCATCAATGACCAGGCTTTTCAGCCTTTCATGTCCGGCAAGATGAATGCAGAAGTGGCTTTTGAAAAAACTAGTGTGCCCATGCGCGAATTCATGGTCCGACAAACTCGGGAACAGGATTTGGCATTGATGGTGGAATTATCAAAGTCCAAGGCACCTGAAACCATGGACGATATAAGCAATTTACAGCTGATACCGGCTTTTATGCTTTCAGAGCTTAGAGCAGCATTTCAAATCGGTTTTGTTATTTTTCTGCCTTTTTTATTGATCGATTTGGTAGTGTCGAGCATCTTGATGGCGTTGGGGATGATGATGATGCCACCGATCTCGATTGCTTTGCCTTTAAAGATACTCATGTTTGTATTGATTGATGGCTGGAGCCTGGTATTAAAAGCACTGGTTGGTTCTTTCCATTAA
- a CDS encoding flagellar biosynthetic protein FliO, producing MPAVQIATAASIPSASLAKLAASDSPMQLSANIPVIRDNGKGKTDDISSAWLITVLALILAFAYIVIKFKSGTFNLGVGLPGLDKKSTNSELKIKKQLMLTAKASIHLISWNGDELLIACSDNQVTVLDKKKMDLPTLSDVNAEAEFPPQQNGQT from the coding sequence ATGCCTGCTGTGCAAATTGCAACTGCCGCATCGATTCCATCAGCTTCGCTGGCTAAATTGGCAGCCTCTGATTCGCCAATGCAGTTGTCGGCGAATATCCCTGTGATCCGCGACAATGGGAAAGGTAAAACAGATGATATTTCATCTGCCTGGCTGATCACAGTGCTTGCCTTGATTCTCGCTTTCGCCTATATCGTCATTAAATTTAAATCAGGTACATTCAATTTAGGTGTGGGACTTCCAGGGCTGGATAAGAAAAGCACCAATTCAGAATTGAAAATAAAGAAGCAACTCATGTTAACGGCAAAAGCCAGTATCCATCTGATTAGCTGGAATGGTGATGAATTGCTCATCGCCTGTTCAGATAATCAGGTAACTGTACTCGACAAAAAGAAAATGGATTTGCCAACCCTATCTGACGTTAATGCAGAGGCTGAATTTCCACCTCAACAAAACGGACAGACATAA
- a CDS encoding FliM/FliN family flagellar motor switch protein — MNQHPEASVSSSGTPTTAQDAVEIQMIKLPELDTQDQAAANKSAPIMTTINPLHTVKARLQVYVGEVEMTVGELLALKQHQIVTLGTDVEQAIDLVLEGHTVARGNLVAVDGQFAIQISELPVPLKA; from the coding sequence ATGAACCAACATCCTGAAGCCTCTGTATCCAGTTCTGGAACACCAACGACCGCACAAGACGCAGTTGAAATTCAAATGATCAAATTGCCAGAGCTTGATACACAAGACCAGGCTGCCGCAAATAAGTCTGCACCAATAATGACGACAATCAATCCATTGCACACAGTAAAGGCAAGATTGCAGGTCTATGTCGGCGAGGTTGAAATGACCGTGGGCGAATTATTAGCCTTGAAGCAGCATCAGATCGTCACGCTAGGTACTGATGTAGAGCAGGCAATTGATCTGGTTCTGGAAGGACATACTGTTGCCAGGGGCAATCTGGTCGCAGTGGACGGGCAATTCGCAATTCAGATTTCTGAATTACCTGTTCCCTTGAAAGCCTGA
- a CDS encoding FliM/FliN family flagellar motor switch protein: MSEVNAKSQIVAPGELYKTRWWAVGQLDLICKKIDAVNAEWSKDWLANGENHLTQAALASASPRKQEILADWRQVSGAGAQTFWMQIPSRHLEHLQHAMFTASGSASISSNSKGVIGKSVASQAWEEYLGKLTDLLSPAQIDISAGVPPQNLFKAWSGAVQLEIQWCGVKLVLVLNQACVEHLLGPDVLAEDENKRRLLRTAPTSKLLSIAQAVQHKKVRVRVELSSCDIELGNLQQIQVGDVIPLPHGLEQPLQVKFASGEALCLAFLGTRATKKAIEVLAPSSAIKA, translated from the coding sequence GTGTCTGAAGTCAATGCTAAATCTCAAATCGTAGCGCCTGGCGAACTGTACAAGACGCGCTGGTGGGCTGTAGGGCAATTGGATTTGATTTGCAAAAAGATTGATGCAGTCAATGCTGAATGGAGTAAGGATTGGCTGGCGAATGGCGAAAACCATTTGACCCAGGCCGCGCTCGCTTCAGCATCGCCACGAAAGCAAGAAATACTTGCTGACTGGCGACAGGTGTCCGGAGCGGGGGCACAAACATTTTGGATGCAAATCCCTTCGCGGCATCTTGAACATCTTCAACACGCCATGTTTACTGCAAGCGGGTCTGCATCAATCTCCTCCAATTCTAAGGGAGTTATTGGCAAAAGTGTGGCAAGCCAAGCCTGGGAAGAATACCTGGGCAAATTGACTGATTTGCTGTCGCCCGCGCAAATCGATATTTCAGCCGGTGTGCCGCCACAAAATCTGTTCAAGGCATGGTCAGGTGCTGTGCAACTGGAAATCCAATGGTGCGGCGTGAAACTGGTGTTGGTACTGAATCAAGCCTGCGTTGAGCATTTGCTGGGGCCAGATGTATTAGCAGAGGATGAAAACAAGCGTAGATTGTTGCGTACTGCACCGACAAGCAAGTTACTATCGATTGCACAAGCTGTTCAGCATAAAAAAGTACGTGTCCGCGTCGAGCTCAGTTCATGTGACATTGAACTCGGTAATTTACAGCAGATACAAGTGGGCGATGTAATTCCATTACCACATGGACTGGAACAACCTTTACAAGTCAAATTCGCCAGCGGCGAAGCGCTTTGCCTGGCATTCTTAGGGACAAGGGCGACTAAAAAAGCGATAGAAGTATTGGCACCATCTTCTGCAATAAAGGCCTGA
- a CDS encoding flagellar hook protein FlgE produces MLDSIYIGMSGLQGYSRGLKVIANNTANINTPGFKSSSIQFGDMFYANGDQSGTSKGTFGSSGHGLVTGGTTLNFKQGELRQTGNTLDLAVDGEGLFTLKDANGKLHYTRAGQFEFNSSGVLVNRLDGSKVMGRDANGALAEITVNGTRSSNSKATTTVTFKGNVDINSTTVSVGSVKVIDSVGGEHNLTTKLTKTSTDNWSVDISENGVSVGTGAIVFLNGKTVFASSKVVINFAPAGLTSTPLTLDFSTDVTSFAANTTTPTNGNLTPLAFNTQDGFSAGSLTGASFDANGVLVMAYSNGQTSKGNRLALSRFDTVDAVQAVGGNQFDSTDPTAWHSGNAGENGFGSVKSGFVEISNVDLSQEFSDLVIMQRGYQASSQIITTANEMLQELFAMKGK; encoded by the coding sequence ATGCTTGATTCTATCTACATTGGTATGAGTGGTTTGCAAGGTTACTCCCGTGGCTTGAAGGTGATTGCAAATAATACGGCCAACATCAACACCCCTGGCTTTAAAAGCTCCAGCATACAGTTTGGTGATATGTTCTATGCCAATGGTGACCAGAGCGGTACTTCAAAAGGTACTTTTGGCTCTAGCGGTCATGGCCTTGTGACAGGTGGAACTACGCTGAACTTCAAGCAAGGCGAGCTCAGGCAAACTGGTAATACGCTGGATCTGGCAGTGGATGGCGAAGGTCTGTTTACTTTGAAAGATGCTAATGGCAAGTTGCACTATACACGTGCGGGCCAGTTTGAATTCAACTCCAGCGGCGTATTGGTCAATCGCCTTGACGGTAGCAAAGTAATGGGCCGAGATGCAAATGGCGCACTGGCTGAAATTACAGTCAACGGCACACGCTCTTCCAATTCCAAGGCAACCACAACTGTTACTTTTAAGGGCAATGTGGATATCAACAGTACTACAGTCAGCGTAGGTTCTGTCAAGGTCATTGATAGTGTGGGTGGTGAGCACAACTTGACGACCAAGTTGACAAAAACAAGCACAGATAATTGGTCGGTTGATATTTCAGAAAATGGTGTTTCTGTTGGCACAGGTGCTATTGTATTTTTGAATGGTAAAACTGTTTTTGCTAGTTCAAAAGTGGTTATCAATTTCGCGCCTGCAGGCCTCACCAGCACTCCACTTACGTTAGATTTCAGTACTGACGTGACTTCATTTGCAGCTAACACTACGACGCCTACCAACGGCAATTTGACACCTTTGGCATTCAATACGCAAGACGGTTTTTCTGCAGGCAGTTTGACCGGTGCAAGTTTTGATGCAAACGGGGTATTGGTCATGGCTTATTCAAATGGGCAAACCAGCAAGGGCAATCGCCTTGCATTGAGCCGGTTTGATACTGTGGATGCTGTCCAGGCAGTGGGCGGCAATCAGTTCGATTCAACGGATCCTACGGCCTGGCACTCTGGCAATGCTGGCGAAAACGGTTTTGGTAGTGTCAAATCAGGCTTTGTAGAAATATCAAACGTCGATCTTTCACAAGAATTTAGTGACCTTGTGATCATGCAACGTGGTTATCAAGCCTCATCACAAATTATTACAACTGCAAACGAAATGCTGCAAGAATTGTTTGCAATGAAGGGTAAATAG
- a CDS encoding flagellar hook assembly protein FlgD, whose translation MAISSVGSASSATNNLQANNLGIQDFLKILLTQLNYQDPMKPMDNQQFMAQMAQFTTLQQTQQLNTNIEHLINNQASLQSVGLIGRTVDIATQTGTLTGVVAGLSLSGDSPMLTLTTTGGLKIDNIGLDQIINVR comes from the coding sequence ATGGCCATCAGTTCCGTAGGTAGCGCATCATCTGCTACCAATAACCTGCAAGCAAATAATCTGGGAATCCAGGATTTCTTGAAAATTTTGCTGACTCAGCTTAACTATCAAGACCCTATGAAACCCATGGACAATCAACAGTTCATGGCACAAATGGCGCAGTTCACCACTTTGCAGCAGACTCAGCAATTAAATACAAATATCGAACACCTGATTAATAACCAGGCGTCTCTGCAATCGGTCGGTTTGATTGGTCGTACCGTGGATATTGCGACACAAACCGGGACTTTGACAGGCGTTGTCGCTGGATTGTCACTCAGTGGTGATTCTCCAATGTTGACTTTGACTACCACGGGTGGATTGAAGATAGACAATATCGGGCTTGATCAAATCATTAACGTACGCTGA
- a CDS encoding FliI/YscN family ATPase, whose translation MIRLNEYHAQLNKSVFIKRIGQVRQFSGLSIEVTGLNATVGELCSIYPKRGEYQGNEAAEPIIAEVIGIGAGCLTLMPYGSVQGLAAGCEVVADGAYAEIGVGQELLGRVIDGFGQALDGLPPVRTQLKKPLKAAPINPMQRPRIEKVLETGIRCIDSLLTIGKGQRVGIFAGSGVGKSTLLGMVARHVKADINIIALIGERGREVREFIDKQLGDEGMKRSVVVVATSDQPALARIRAAYAALAIAEYFRDQGLQVLLTMDSVTRFAMARREVGLSAGEPPTARGYTPSVFAELPELCERCGTADSGGAITALMTVLVEGDDLNEPISDSLRSILDGHIVLARQLAHKGQYPAIDILKSVSRVMPDIVSQEQKMLAIETVKQMAVLERNRQMVDIGAYQTGSNPALDQALQIESQLLNWLKQDEGGFLRDQAIQNLSSIVGRQMVRGRA comes from the coding sequence GTGATCAGGCTCAACGAATATCACGCGCAATTGAATAAATCTGTTTTCATAAAACGGATAGGGCAAGTGCGTCAATTCAGTGGTTTGTCGATCGAGGTAACTGGCTTGAATGCGACAGTAGGAGAGCTGTGTTCTATTTATCCCAAGCGTGGTGAATATCAGGGCAATGAAGCCGCCGAACCGATTATTGCCGAGGTGATCGGTATAGGTGCTGGCTGCCTGACCTTGATGCCGTATGGATCGGTACAAGGGTTGGCTGCAGGTTGCGAAGTCGTGGCCGATGGTGCATATGCTGAGATTGGTGTCGGTCAAGAATTGCTGGGTCGTGTTATTGATGGCTTTGGTCAGGCATTGGATGGCTTGCCACCAGTGCGCACGCAATTGAAAAAACCTTTAAAAGCTGCACCTATCAATCCCATGCAAAGGCCAAGGATAGAAAAAGTTCTGGAAACCGGCATACGCTGCATTGACTCTTTGCTGACGATAGGCAAGGGGCAAAGGGTTGGTATTTTTGCTGGGAGTGGTGTCGGTAAAAGTACGCTGCTGGGTATGGTCGCCCGTCATGTCAAGGCTGATATCAATATTATTGCCTTAATCGGTGAGCGTGGCAGGGAAGTGCGGGAATTCATCGACAAGCAACTCGGCGATGAAGGAATGAAACGCTCGGTGGTCGTAGTGGCGACTTCCGACCAGCCAGCTTTGGCGCGTATCCGGGCTGCTTATGCCGCTTTGGCAATTGCAGAATATTTCCGCGACCAAGGTTTGCAGGTGCTGTTGACCATGGATTCTGTTACCCGCTTTGCCATGGCCAGGCGTGAAGTTGGCTTGTCAGCAGGTGAACCACCAACTGCACGTGGTTATACGCCATCTGTTTTTGCAGAGTTACCCGAGCTTTGTGAACGCTGTGGTACTGCAGATAGTGGCGGTGCAATTACCGCATTGATGACTGTGCTGGTGGAAGGCGACGACCTGAACGAACCTATTTCAGACAGCCTGCGTTCGATACTTGACGGCCATATCGTATTGGCGCGGCAGCTGGCACACAAAGGGCAGTATCCGGCGATTGATATTCTGAAAAGCGTCAGCCGGGTGATGCCGGACATAGTCAGCCAGGAACAAAAAATGCTGGCAATTGAAACCGTTAAACAAATGGCTGTACTGGAACGTAACCGCCAAATGGTGGACATAGGTGCCTATCAGACAGGCAGTAACCCTGCATTGGATCAAGCCTTGCAGATTGAAAGCCAGTTGCTGAATTGGTTGAAGCAGGATGAAGGTGGATTTTTGCGCGATCAGGCAATACAAAATTTGAGTAGTATTGTTGGCAGGCAAATGGTAAGAGGACGTGCATGA